The sequence AGAACCAAGCCCCGAACCGTCGGGAATCAATTCGCAACTTGCCGAAAAGTATTCGTCTGGGATGAAAATGGCATCTGCGGGCGCTTCCATGACGTCCTCGTACACGGTGCCATTCTTCAGGCGCGCCGCTTGAACGCACGAAGGCCCGGAATTGCCGCTGTTGATTCGAATGACGAATCGTCGAAACGCAATGTCCCAATCCATGGACGTGAGCGATTGCTCGTCCGTCATGTCGACTTTCACGAGCCCCGTGTCGGTGAATTTCGCATATACGTACGATTCGGTCGGATTGAATCCACCACCTCGAGCGTCGATGGTCGACCAGAACCCATTGCCGTCGACTTCGTCCGTAATCATGCCCGCCGCAACGTTGTTCTTCAGGTCCATTTGCAAGACGACCTGATCCTCGCATGGTATGGGCGTCGTCGGGTCGGTACAAATGGCCATTGGTCCTCCGCCAGCGCCACCCGCTCCGCCGGCGCCACCGCCGCCTCCCGATCCGGAGCTCGATGATGACGAAGTGTTCGTGTTGGCGGGATCCGAAGAACAGCCAACGCAAAGGGAGAAAGAAAGCGCCAGTGTCGAAAGTGCAATGAAGGAACGCATCGGAAGGACGTTACCACGAAACGGTCGGGACGCGAAGAGAAATCATCACATCAGCGAAGGGCGCGGTGATCAGGGTGACGCGCACGCGCCCGAGTTGGTATTGCCGAAATAATACGACCCTTCGATCTCGGCGCACGGGCAACGTACCGCACCGAATTCGGCAACCAGGCACGCAACCATTTCGTCATTTGGCTTGTCCATCCGAATTTCACTGACGCACCCATCGCCGGCCATCGTCACTTCGAGCCACCCA is a genomic window of Polyangiaceae bacterium containing:
- a CDS encoding HmuY family protein, which gives rise to MRSFIALSTLALSFSLCVGCSSDPANTNTSSSSSSGSGGGGGAGGAGGAGGGPMAICTDPTTPIPCEDQVVLQMDLKNNVAAGMITDEVDGNGFWSTIDARGGGFNPTESYVYAKFTDTGLVKVDMTDEQSLTSMDWDIAFRRFVIRINSGNSGPSCVQAARLKNGTVYEDVMEAPADAIFIPDEYFSASCELIPDGSGLGSPATALSGFWTYASCVQMTGNVYTVRKADGTSVKLTITDYYTPAIQEQCNMTGSVPMQGSGSATIRMRWANLP